The genomic region TCAAAAGGAACTGCCAAGTAGTCTGATTCTCATTTTTCCAAAAGTATTGACTTAAAGTAATGGATATTGATGGTATATTGTTTGACATTAGAAGTTGTGCAGTGTCCTTGGGTggtttctttttacattttatttatcaaaatcagttAGACCCCATAACTTACTGTCTTCTTGTGTATCACAAAAATTGTATGCCTTATAGCCAGTTGGTTTGGGCGCTACCAAGAAGAGAAGGGAGGGGTTAGAAAAAGGCTTAATCAATCAAACATCATGGCAgagaaaaattatatttttattaaaagaaatgatgtttacaaatttttgaacaaaatattcattaaaaatttcCAATTTTTTAGAATAActattcattaaaaaacattaatgtatgattatatattttagaaattaatgGAAAACCAAATTATCATTCTAcccaaattttcattttatttgtcaaaactgtattaatattgataatcaATTTTTATTCTGAACAGAACTGGCCCcttatttactttatttgacTTGATTTGTTGTTTTGGACCATTATCTTTTGAGATGAATGATACTACACTGCACATCTCCCACCATTTTGCTTTGTCTTTTTTGCCTCTACTTGATATTTGGAAGAGATCAGAGCTTCTGAAAACAGAAGACTGACTAACAAACAGTTTTGAAGAATTCTACTGTTTTCAGAAGCTCTTCTGTTGTCCCAATCAGACTGACTGTAGCAGGCTAATGTAGGAAATTTTCCTCAGGAAAATCATGGGTCATCCTGTCCACTGTGTCCCCTTATTTACATGGTATGACctgaaattcatattttttgtaaaaaataattaattataattacgATATCAAAAGATGaaggtataaaaaaatcaatgttataaGCCTAAACCCTTGTCATAAATATAGTTCCCAATTGCAACATTACAGTTTTTGTTTGGTGATTGCCAATGGTTTTGATTGCAATGCTATCAGATCTCAGTATCTCTTCAAATGTAGGATATAAATGTGCCACAACAATTACTAAATTCTGTGATGAATTAAACTCGAATGAGAACATTTCTGTATAAATTTCTATAGTATGATCAGCTaagataaatattgatattgcttTGAAAGACTTTACCTGAAAGAGAGGTTGAACCGGTTTGAAGCAAGAAATTGTTATCCATTATtggatgttttgttgtttccaTAGTGatgcattgaaaaaaatgagatgATAGAGATTCAATATTACTTTACTGTCAAATGTAAAAGCCCTCTTAAATGCATCTCAATTCGCGATCTTCTCATAAAAATAAGTACTGGAATGGACATCTTTCAAAACATGTAAGTAATAAGTATGTTGACattaaatttttatataaacacactACGACTCAAatgtaatttgaaatattgtggtattttcattttattttaaaataatatcatctgGTTTTGATCAAActaataatttgaaaaagagCCAAATTTGAGCCACaaatcaagatatttttttgggcaaaatactgtaatatttagttataatcAGTCCAGAAAATGATATAACTTTTTTAAACCCATTCAACCTTATGCTTGACACtttgtgtaaaacattaatatactatttgcataatttagtgcataaacattgataataaaGTGTGTTTCCATAGGAACCAGTCATTCAATGGTACTATTATACTTACTATTTCATTACATCCTACATAGCAGTTGAGCTGCAATGACATCTTCTGGGCATTAAAGTATCAGTCCAGATGCAATTTCATCTTCTGGGCATCAAAGTATAAGTCCAGCTGCAATATCATCTTCTGGGCATCAAAGTATCGGTCCAACTGCAATGACATCTTCTGGGCATCAAAGTATCAGTCCAACTGCAATGACATCTTCTGGGCATCAAAGTATCAGTCCAGCTACAATGACATCTTCTGGGCATCAAAGTATCAGTCCAGCTACAATGACATCTTCTGGGCAATGAAATATCAGGGCAGCTCCACTGTCATCCAGAGGCTATCAAAATATCAGTGCAGCTGCAATATCATCTAATGGGCATCAAATTTTAGGGCAGCTGCAATGTCATCTAATGTAAATCAACGTGTCAGTGCAGCTGCAATGTCATCTACTGGGCATCAACATGTCAGTGCAGCTGCACTGTCACCTACTGGGCATCAACATTTGGTGCAGATGCAATGTCATCATCTGGAAATAAACATGTCAGTGCATCTGCAATATCATCTAATGGGCATTGAAATCTCAGGGCAGCTGCAGTGTTATCTACTGGGCATTATAATATCAGAGCAGCTTCAATGTCATCTTCTGGGCATTAAAATATCAGAGCAGCTGCAATGTCATCTACTGGGCATTAAAATATCAGAGCAGCTGCAATGTCATCTTCTGGGCATTAAAATATCACAGCAGCTGCAATGTCATCTATTAGCCATCAAAATATCAGTGCAGCTGCAATGTCATACTGGGTATCAACATATCAGAGCAGCTGTAATGTCATCTACAGGGCATCAAAACATATCAGAGGAGCTGTAATGTCATCTACTGGGCATTGAAATATCAGAGCAGCTGCAATGTCATCTACTGGGCATTAACATATCAGTGCAGCTGCAATGTCATCTACTGGGTATCAACATATCAGAGCAGCTGTAATGTCATTTACTGGGCATCAACATATCAGAGCAGCTGTAATGTCATCTACTGGGCATCAACATATCAGAGCAGCTGTAATGCCATCTACTGGGCATCAACATATCAGAGCAGCTGTAATATCATCTACAGGGCATCAACATATCAGAGCAGCTGTAATGTCATCTACTGGGCATTGAAATATCAGAGCAGCTGCAATGTCATCTACTGGGCATTAACATATCAGAGCAGCTGCAATGTCATCTACTGGGCATTAAAATATCAGGGCAGCTGTAATGTCACCTACTGGGCCTTAAAATATAAGTGCAGATACAGCTACACCTGCAGGAAATCAAGATATCAGTGCAGCAAAAACTTATTAACAGAAAAATGGACATTGCCTTTGTCTAGATGTTCTTGAATGTCAGCAAAGGGCCTTGATTCTCTCCTGTGGCAGCATTTCCATTTTGCCACAAGTAGCAACGCTCATATTTTGCTTGTTTTCACATAACCTTGGGTCAAAGTGTGGACATCTAAAAAACATTGTTCACAGGGGTGGCGGTGTGGCACGGGGAGCTGTGACAAGTGATTTCCTGCACACATAGCAGGCCCTATCAGCTGTTTACATGTTTGCACCATTAGAAGAGGATGATCTACTCACTAATGGACCATTTATCTGTCTGTCACACAAACTTCCAGCTTCATTCTGCAATTTTTCCCTTTTAAGGCCACACCAGTTCACTTCTTGGGCGAAACTCTCAttcacaaattattttgttttgcagtataataatacaataatacatatctCGACATCATTATCATCTATAGTAGTAAATGTTCtaaatgctttgtttttgtatgaattGCTTTAAATAGATGCCCACATATGGAACGGAATCTTAACTGCATAATTTGTCAACTAATATTAATCacaatttaaagtgacactcttattcaaaaccaatacatacacaagtataacaaacattacttttgagtgataaacttgTTACTACCAAATAATGcagttatggaaaatattgattactgaaaataagattttaaccatgtatttaattgcagaaagcacaaaaatgtttaatgattggtgaatgctatagggtttactgcgatctactatagtctcgtAAGGCAGAAATACCCATGTTtaatgcacatttctttcaaattaagttcggtatccttcataagaaccattgttttcaacatttattcatccttaaaGGActattaaagcaatattattaattcTGGTAATTCTTATTTGGTaattagagtgcatctttaatgagCACATAAATCAACTATGATTAACCTGAAAAGAATCATTTTACATGGTCAACATGtgcaaacataaataagtaGGAACTATTTAGCagtatttaacaattttttaaaaaaattcttggATTTATGTATGAAATCTTTTTGTTGTGAAGGTCTCAGTTTTCGTTCAAGAACATGATTTATTTACAGATACTCTTAGTGAAAGAACTATGAATTCAAAGGACAGGAACCGAtgaaatattgttatgaaactgGGTACATTTTGTGTCCAAAAGTTTAAAAGTTTGTGTTGATGGATCTTGCTGAACTCTGTTGACCTGTGAGTATTGTTAATGGGGATTTAAAGCACAAACATGCCCCTTCTGAAGGCTTAAGGATGCTTTGTAGACTCAACTGTCCCGGTCATTTTATGAATGTGATTCTCACCATTTTGATGTGGTTTTACGTTTCGATTCACCCCTTTAGTTTTGTATTTGCTTTTATCACAGAAAGGATGTTGCCAGCATTCCGAGATAAGCTACTAGGCCGTCTATTACTCATTAGGATAATGCCCATCTAAGACTGTAGTGATGTATATTTGCTTACAAAGTGACCCAATTGTTTTTCTCTATGGACTGTTTTACAACTTAGAAAACAGAGTAAGGAAGTGTTGGATGTGTCACTGTGCTTTAACTTTTGTGCCTTCTTCTGCAATtctcagtttaaaaaaacaaaacagtttaactGTGTAAGTGTCTTTAAAACCTGCGATGTCAATGGTTGCTGGGGATGTGCCGTGTATCCAGACGCAGGACCACGCCTGGAAACAACAGGTACGACTCAACTGCAGAAGGGAAGTCAGGAGCATGCCCGAAATTCCCATGTGGATTGCTTGGTATTCACACCTATATTGTTATAAGTTGCAGCCATCTAGTAACTATTTGGCAATCTCTTATGGCACACATAAGAGCAATACGTTGGTCAGTATAGTCACTTAGAACAGCACACTTGTAATGTGGGCATCACATCAGGGCTAAGCTTCCATTTTGATCATGTTCGCTAATTTTATCCTTATAAGCATCTAAAGCCATACTTTCTCATAAATCTGGTAATGAATATATTTCTAAGCTGGACATGATAATATTCATTCATTAGAAACCTATTTgtgttacaaaaaaataatgttacagTCACCAGAGGTCAAACACCGGTGACAGAAGAAACAAAGGGAGATTAGGTCTCtttaaaataagcatttttttttatgtcaacaACGTTCTATTATAGGAGAAACTTAAGGGGGGACATAAGTTCATGGAAAATTCTCTACTTTggttattatgttgacttatatcaggaataaagaaaaaatagcCGGTTGAAGTATTCCTTATAATCATGCTATTACTTGAGAGTGAAACTTGTCAACAAAAATGTTCCAGTTTATGTTCACCATCACCCATTGACAAGAAATATGagcatttaaaatgattgaattCTTTCATCTCAATTTTTGATAACTGCTGACTACAGGTACTCTTTTAAATCcttctttttgtgtttttttagctcATCTTAGCAGAAAGTGCTCAAgatgagcttttgtgatcgttCAATGTCCGGCGTCCagcattaacattttaaaaactttaaacatcttctctgaaactccATGGCCAAGACAAATGATGTTTGGTATGCAGCGTCAGTGCAATGGTTCTTTAccaatttgttaaaattatgtccTTGGGCtgaaaaatggccccaccccaGGGGCCATTTTGAGTCCATGTAAGATGGTGAAACATACCTGCAATATCTtaataaacatcaaaatatttggtaaatcaatattaaatgaGAATATGTATTAATAGTTTGCATACTGTAAAGAAAGCTAAATATATGACTTCATACGCTGAGTAGCATTGTTGGATAGATGGAAGAACATATATTCAACATCATTATCAATCAATATATACCTCAGATTTTGCAAATATATAGTGGTGTTTATACACCAAGTTCTTAATAATCTGGGTCAATTTGCTCTGCATTGGTTTGTACTACTGTTCAAGTTGACCTCCTTATCAACCAACAAATTACTCGGCAACCATCTACTTTCTTAGCTAGCAGCAACAAATTCAATGATCACTGATTAGTTTGTCATTTTAATCCtttgagcgatatagggccatttTGGTcttcttgtttttatgttttataatttagaaCATCAAAATTTCTGACctttatacaaatgtaaatgtattaaacaaaaatatgtgttgtatTATAACTTGAATCATATCATTAAATCAATGGTATATAGAAGATTTCCAATCTCACAAAGATAATGCTTGATTTAAGATTCTGAAGTTTTAAGTGTTTGATGCTTCCAACAAAGCCAACATTTAGAAATGATGGAGTGTTGTCATGCAAACCGTCtctgatataaaacattttgtgagATAAAGAGTTCTCATTAGAACACCATAAATTGTTGTCACAAGGTAATTGTTAAGTCCTTATTTATTATGAACCTGAAAGGTCACATTGATAGGGGTTTTCTTCTTAAGGATTGTCTTCACAACTAATGTTCATCTAAgaaatttgtatgtttattaatatCCATATTTACCATGATTAATGAAGCATATGTAGGGCCGACCAGATGCTGTGTTACACTGGCAGGGAAATCCATGCCAGCTATGAAAGGAactgtgaaatatattgataaatactCAGCTCATTCATTTTAGTTGAAAGCTGTGGAAATCATTACTGGTTTACAAGTCAAGTCACCACCTTTTAAATGCTTGGAAGTGTTTGTCCTGGGAATGGTAGCTATGACAATAGTTGTGGGGGATAATGGATGAGTGAATATCGTGACATGGGCATGGAGTATAGTTACAGGAGCGGCCTGCAGAAATATGACCACTCTGACTGGGGCGACATGGTAATGTCACCATGCTTAAGCCACGCTCTAAATTGgctttttcaaatgtttaaacaacaGACACTAACAAAATGCAGTTGATTTCCGATACCAAATATGATGCGCAAATGAAggatacatatattaatattttgccTGAGGATAAAATGGTGTAGTTTGGATTTACCATCAAACAAttgtatatgatatgatatatgatatgatatgatatgatatgatagaTAAATATTGTCTTGACTTGAAACAGTCACTTTTGGGTTTGAGGGCTAAACATCAaacttatttttacatatatttactgTAAAGGCAAGATCTAACTACACtggaaaaaataatcataatgctttattaatttactgaaatcaatttaatttcattatctGCATGATTTTCCTTcgtttttatttccaaaaatcaGCATCAACTAGATGGTCTCGGAATGGtagaagatttatatatataaatgaatgtacACATGATTCACACTAACTTATCACTGGGCCTGGTAAAATTgtcatgtatatgtatattggGAAACATCACCGTGGCTGAGTGAGTGGCTTATCAGTAGATCCTAACAAGGAAGATGACTTCTTAATAATGTAACAATAATTACTGGTACATGAACACAAATAACACTGCTGTTCAGTCGACCAATAGAGGattatgttttaccaataaaTAATAGCACATAGTCCCATAATCCATAACATCACTTTGAGCACCTGACATTCAACCTCCGACATCTGACAAGGTGGAGTAAGacacataaataaaaatgtactgGTAGTcaatttgtatgtttatatatatatatattgcaaaggTCGATAGTTAACTTGATTGTGTATGAACTCGGATACAATACCAgtatgtaaatgaaattatatagtGATGCTGTGCGTGTTGGTCTTTGTAATTGCTATCAATTATAAACAATCAAAGAGTTCATCCTGTGTACAGTGTCTTGTAAATCAATTTGTATGTGAGTTTATGCCTTATATTCCAAATGTTGTCCATTTCAGGCAGTGTATGGGGGTCGTATCTTGGGTCGAAGTCCCCTTATGGGCAAGGTAAACCCTGTGTACAATGATACAGGGGGCCAGGTGGTGGACGTTAACAGGAACACAGCACTGCATGTGTTCACATATGAGACATTCCCCAGAACCAAAGAAAGAGAAATGACTGACATCCGGAATGGATCCCCCAGAAATGGGGAGAGCCATAGTCCCAAAATGAATGGTTTTGGGAAAAATGGCCATATCACAAATGGAAATACAGACTTAATGACATATTCAGATCATAACAGTACTTTAACAGATGTGAACAGAAATAAGCTTACCTTCACCAGAAGCCTAAACATATACTCTGATACTGGGCAAGACAGCAGCATGGAGGGAGATACGAGACATTTACCAGGAGACAACCACGATCATATTAAAGGAAGTTTCCAGCTGCTTGAACCTGTTGGGAAGATCAACCAAACTACAGAACTGAAAAATGCTCATAATGAACAGTTTCTTGGAGATACAATATCAGAAAGCTGTAAAACATCTCAAAACACCTGTGAAATCCTTGGGCCTACCAACATTAAAGTTGAAATTGAACCTTACAATGATTCAGATTATTCAAAGATAGACATTCGGAACAAATCCAAATTAAGTGGTTCTTTAAAGCTTTTAGGGTACAACAATGCAGGATTTGAAAATGAGGAGCCTAGTCAAACAAATGTGTGTAAGGCTTCATTTGAAAACAGGGAAAATTGCAAAAGAGATGATGTTCCGAGAGAATTTTCGAATGGGAATTCACATATTATCAATAAATCTGGTCTAGTAATCATCACAAATGATAATCCTATAGTGTCCGATGATGATGGTGAAGAGAAGGAGCCAGTTGAGATTGTAACAGAGGTAATAGTCCACAGTGTTCCAGAACACTCTGTCGGGCTGCGGAGGAAAGCACCTAAGTACTCGGATGTGGACCGGGTTTGTCACAGCATCGACACTGACGTCAACGACTGGCCAGACCTCGGCAGTCTGGTGCGGGGTGGTGAGATCAAGGAAGATGTGGGGACTGATTTTGGTCGTACTGCCAGGAACTGGGATGGGGACCTTGATACTGGCTGTACTGATATAGGTGTGCGTGAGGTCCATGGTAGGGCCTCTTCAATGCCTGATAACGAGCACTTTACTGGAGACTCTGGGTATGAGACTATAGCTTACGTCCATGAAACAGATAATGATTTAGATGATCAAATTATTGATGAAACTAGAGAAAAGGAATCAAAGTATAAAAAGAACACAAAGAGTAAAAGTGCCAAAGTCTCATCAAAAGGGTCCTCTGCCAATGATGGCTCAACTAGGACTCTGAAATCCATTTTATCCAACAGTATGAGTGCGTCACAGTGTTCCTGCTCTCAGCATAGTGATTCAAGGCATTCAGACTCGGACTCCGAAATCCAGGAAATGAAATCTGTGAAGTTTTCTCAAGATACTGtattcaatgaaaacaaaaatagtaaatataagCAGGAAAGGATTGCTAGGATTAACCTACGGGAGATATATCATGGTAAGATTGTCAGTGAGACAGCCATGGCCAAAATGAACCCACTGTTTACAGATGAGGAAGGGAAGACAGGCAGCATCACAGATGATGAGAAGCTCGCTTACAAAACTGCGCTTAAACAGGCCATGGCCCTTTCCAAGGCAAAGGTAAGGGGACATTGGTTGGGAAGTCAATTAGTGTAAGAGGTGAAAGAACAGTCTCAGATAAATGGTAGTGCAACTGAcatccaaataaaaaaatgacctcatattcagttataaatgacttgcaaacattaaaacaatgttatttgaATGGTGTCTAAATCCAGATCAGTGGTCCAGGGTAAAACAAAAGAGGGGCGACAgattgacattgttcacttggGCAATCTTAGAACACCACCCCCCTGGATCCCCCTGGATCCAGTGTAATGTAGTATTGATAGAGTTCCAGGTTCTCATTCTATGTTTATGTCATTCAGTGTAAGAAGTAGATAGTCTAGTAATATCAAtactaataaaacaatttgaagaGTACTCAGAAAACTTATAGAAAACTTACATTTAGATTTGAATGTAATTGCAGGGAGAAGGATTAAACCAGCCCTCTTACATGGAACAGTACCTTATTCTCAAGGCTCATGGTCTCAAGGTAACTTACAGCACTGCACCCAACTTACATTTCTTGTTTATAAGACATAATTATATGAGGACAATAAGAAAAAAGACAAACCAAAATGTGTACTCAATGTCCAGTTCATGCTTTTGGTAAAACTGGCTATAATCTGAGTGATTTTTTTGAAGCAGTTTCTTACTCTTAAGACTTGTCAAAACTTGGGAAGGTTcttacaattttaaattgaGGCTTTTATGGTAATATGAGGTAATATGATttaacaagaaaagaaaaaaaaacctgttacTTAACTGAAAGAACATTCCTCTGTGCAAATGGTCATTTCATTATATCATACAAATGCAATCatgtttgtcttaaaaataaataaaagcatatgAAGATTTATTGtgaaacaattttaatacatgtacagtaaaactgcggtcatTCGAACAAGCGATTGTTCGAGAACTGGCATTCCCTCGAGGtgggagcttggtcccgaacttttttccttctatttacatataaaaatttatcttcgctgcatcgaaacctaattatgtagaggagtcgagcaatattctcggtcccaagtac from Mya arenaria isolate MELC-2E11 chromosome 3, ASM2691426v1 harbors:
- the LOC128226850 gene encoding uncharacterized protein LOC128226850; protein product: MKRLSDIQPTMTHIIGVDEIGQCRSGPHNDIDLQAVYGGRILGRSPLMGKVNPVYNDTGGQVVDVNRNTALHVFTYETFPRTKEREMTDIRNGSPRNGESHSPKMNGFGKNGHITNGNTDLMTYSDHNSTLTDVNRNKLTFTRSLNIYSDTGQDSSMEGDTRHLPGDNHDHIKGSFQLLEPVGKINQTTELKNAHNEQFLGDTISESCKTSQNTCEILGPTNIKVEIEPYNDSDYSKIDIRNKSKLSGSLKLLGYNNAGFENEEPSQTNVCKASFENRENCKRDDVPREFSNGNSHIINKSGLVIITNDNPIVSDDDGEEKEPVEIVTEVIVHSVPEHSVGLRRKAPKYSDVDRVCHSIDTDVNDWPDLGSLVRGGEIKEDVGTDFGRTARNWDGDLDTGCTDIGVREVHGRASSMPDNEHFTGDSGYETIAYVHETDNDLDDQIIDETREKESKYKKNTKSKSAKVSSKGSSANDGSTRTLKSILSNSMSASQCSCSQHSDSRHSDSDSEIQEMKSVKFSQDTVFNENKNSKYKQERIARINLREIYHGKIVSETAMAKMNPLFTDEEGKTGSITDDEKLAYKTALKQAMALSKAKGEGLNQPSYMEQYLILKAHGLKAGDDDIEQLPEWMEKPAYDRLIQRTLAKERRKCVVKWTLVLVTVFIITAVATVLGIHFQEGFS